One genomic window of Lepeophtheirus salmonis chromosome 5, UVic_Lsal_1.4, whole genome shotgun sequence includes the following:
- the LOC121119016 gene encoding myosin-4 gives MPGHDKKGKPGEPDPDPEPYLVISMEMKREDMLKPYDPKKSVWAPDGNGGFKEGLLVSDEDGKALVMIGHEKKTFKSEAVGQINPPKFEKCEDMANLTYLNDGSVFHNLEARFKAKLIYTYSGLFCIVVNPYKRYPIYTPRVVKMYLGKRRNEVPPHLWAITETAYRNMLQNSKDQSMLITGESGAGKTENTKKVISYLAMVASSGKKSQKKVSLEDQIVATNPILESYGNAKTSRNDNSSRFGKFIRIHFTPNGKLAGCDIESYLLEKSRITQQQSVERSYHIFYQLLQPFVADMKSKCCLSDDIYDYQYVSQGKVSVPSIDDNEELEFTDQAFDIIGFTENEKWDCYKITAAVMSFGEVKFKQKGRDDQAEPDDLTYPNKVGELLGVNPDELMKSFCKPKIKVGTEWVTKGQTCEQATNGVGGIARGCFDRLFKWLIIKCNDTLIDPTMKKSHFVAVLDIAGFEIFEYNGFEQISINFVNEKLQQFFNHHMFVVEQEEYVSEGIDWAMVDFGMDLAAAIIMFEKPMGIWAILEEESLFPKATDKSFEEKLKAQHLGKSAPFAKPQSKTDKNAHFAIIHYAGIVSYNVTAWLEKNKDPVNDTVVDVLKRASNELLVFLWREHPGQSNPPDDKGKKKKKGGGGKTVSSVYLVQLTDLMNTLHCTEPHFIRCIVPNTHKKPLEVEPPLIMHQLTCNGVLEGIRICMRGFPNRMLYPDYKSRYQILGAQEIATAKDNKTGVYALMDKISFPREKYRLGHTKVFFRAGALAQLEEDRDLIVLKLVRWIQGQFHGFIRRKDYKKRFDQRELLKVIQRNFKKYMSLRNWGWFIIIQKTRPLIGQLNMEEELKKLEEQANEAYGAYTEALSVTKELEESNSTIKADINGLSKQLESEQGNLSQYQDRQIKANTLKAEIETELVKKQDLLAQEEVARQEMEVNRKKMMGDAQVLKKDIEDIEIVIQKVEQEKSNRDHTIRSLNEEVAESDELINKINKEKKHIGDNQSKAVEDLQGTEDKVNHLTSIKSKLETTLDELEDSVEREKRQKCEVEKIKRKLESELRMTQESVNDLDQQKKELEGTILRKESEASKLASKLEDEQSLVSKTQKQIKELQGRVEEYEEELEAERQARAKAERQRSDLAREIDELGERYDEAGSATHAQTELNKKRESEIHKLRRDVEEANIQQESLLSNLKKKHQDAIQEMMEQIEQLSKMKSKIEKDKVKIQHEIADARAATDEIIRARSSSEKSNKNLTGQLNELNKKLEEANLTLGDFESAKRKLAAENSDLLRVVGDIGNNVNMLQKMKASLQSNLEEAKHIADHESHERFILVGKFKNLEHELDGMREQLEEEVCARNDLTRQISKCEGEVNLWRSKYETEAVAKSQELEMSKMKLTSRLTEAESTIENLNSKLQQIDKSRQKLQEEYDEMSYNFEQAQILHNQMEKKARQFDKIVNEWKLKVDGLSMDLDVSQKDCRNTSSELFRIKSAYDEYIQQLDEVRRENKHLSNEIKDIMDQISEGGRSIHEIDKIRKRLEAEKLELQAALEEAEGALEQEENKVLRSQLELTQVRQEIERRIQEKDEEFEGIKKNQGKAVEGMQMALENESKGKAEALRMKKKLESDVTELEMSLEHANANNIETQKSIKKYQQQIRESQAKLEEEQRAKDMARDEQVISERRSHTLQNSLEEARTLLEQADRNRRTLEQELSDSNEVLSEYTVQNQAIVAAKRKLENELQNLQADLDEMNAEAHLSDEKASKAMIDAARLADELRNEQEHASKLERDRKLIESQSKDIHMKLDEAENASLKNGKKAMNKMETRIRELESELDAESRRMADAQKNLRKSERRIKELTFASDEDRKNHERMQSLVDQLQSRIKSYKKQIEEAEEIAALNLAKFRQTQSLLSSAEGRADLSEQALAKTRARARSASIGPNY, from the exons ATGCCCGGACACGATAAGAAAGGAAAACCTGGTGAGCCAGATCCAGATCCAGAGCCATATTTGGTTATTTCCATGGAGATGAAACGTGAAGACATGTTGAAGCCCTATGATCCAAAGAAATCCGTTTGGGCTCCAGATGGCAACGGTGGATTCAAGGAGGGTTTGCTCGTCTCTGATGAAGATGGAAAGGCTCTTGTGATGATTGGTCACGAG aaaaaaacctttaaatccGAAGCTGTTGGTCAAATTAATCctcccaaatttgaaaaatgtgagGATATGGCTAATTTGACTTACCTTAATGATGGTTCAGTCTTCCACAATTTGGAGGCTCGTTTCAAAGCTAAGCTCATTTACACCTACTCTGGTCTCTTTTGTATTGTTGTTAATCCCTACAAAAGATATCCCATTTACACTCCTCGTGTGGTCAAGATGTACTTAGGCAAAAGAAGAAACGAAGTACCTCCCCATTTGTGGGCCATTACTGAAACTGCCTACCGTAACATGTTACAAAATAGCAAAGATCAATCCATGTTGATCACTGGGGAATCCGGAGCAGGAAAGACTGAGAATACCAAGAAAGTAATTTCCTATCTTGCTATGGTTGCTTCATCTGGCAAAAAATCACAAAAGAAAGTATCTCTAGAGGATCAAATTGTGGCTACTAATCCTATTCTTGAGTCCTATGGAAATGCCAAAACTTCAAGAAATGACAATTCCTCTCGTTTTGGTAAATTCATTCGTATTCATTTCACTCCCAACGGTAAATTGGCTGGTTGTGATATTGAGTCTTATCTCCTTGAAAAGTCTCGTATTACTCAACAGCAATCAGTTGAGCGATCCTACCACATCTTTTATCAACTCTTGCAACCCTTCGTAGCGGATATGAAATCCAAATGCTGCCTCAGCGATGATATCTATGACTACCAATATGTATCACAAGGAAAAGTATCCGTGCCCTCAATTGATGACAATGAAGAATTGGAATTCACAGATCAAGCTTTCGATATTATCGGCTTtactgaaaatgaaaaatgggaTTGCTACAAGATCACCGCTGCTGTTATGTCCTTTGGTGAAGTTAAGTTTAAGCAAAAGGGTCGTGATGACCAAGCTGAACCTGATGATCTCACTTACCCTAACAAAGTTGGAGAACTTCTTGGTGTTAATCCTGATGAACTAATGAAATCTTTCTGTAAGCCAAAGATAAAGGTCGGAACTGAATGGGTAACCAAGGGTCAAACTTGTGAACAGGCTACCAATGGAGTTGGTGGTATTGCAAGAGGTTGTTTTGATAGGCTATTCAAATGGCTAATTATCAAGTGTAATGATACTCTAATTGATCCTACCATGAAGAAGTCCCACTTTGTAGCTGTCTTAGATATTGCTggctttgaaatttttgagtacAATGGCTTTGAACAAATCtccattaattttgtcaatGAGAAACTTCAACAGTTTTTTAATCATCACATGTTTGTCGTTGAGCAAGAAGAATATGTTTCTGAGGGTATCGATTGGGCGATGGTTGATTTTGGTATGGATTTAGCTGCTGCTattattatgtttgaaaaaCCAATGGGTATATGGGCTATTCTAGAGGAAGAATCTCTTTTCCCTAAGGCGACTGACAAGtcctttgaagaaaaattaaaggcTCAGCACTTGGGCAAATCTGCTCCATTTGCAAAGCCTCAATCAAAAACTGATAAGAATGCTCATTTCGCTATCATTCATTATGCTGGTATTGTGTCTTACAATGTTACAGCGTGGTTAGAAAAGAATAAGGATCCTGTGAATGACACAGTTGTTGATGTCCTCAAACGTGCCAGCAATGAGCTTCTCGTCTTCTTATGGAGAGAGCATCCGGGACAGTCTAATCCACCAGATGATAAGggcaagaagaagaagaagggtggTGGTGGCAAAACTGTATCCTCAGTCTATTTGGTACAGCTCACTGATCTCATGAATACCCTTCATTGCACTGAGCCTCACTTTATTCGTTGTATTGTACCCAACACACATAAAAAGCCTCTTGAAGTAGAACCTCCTTTGATCATGCATCAGTTAACCTGTAATGGTGTACTTGAAGGAATCAGGATTTGTATGAGAGGATTCCCAAACAGAATGTTATACCCAGATTATAAGTCCAGATATCAAATTCTTGGAGCACAAGAAATAGCCACTGCAAAGGACAACAAAACTGGGGTCTATGCTCTCATGGACAAAATCAGTTTTCCAAGAGAAAAGTACAGACTTGGACATACAAAGGTCTTCTTCAGAGCTGGTGCCCTTGCTCAGCTAGAAGAAGATCGGGATTTGATTGTTTTGAAACTCGTGCGATGGATACAAGGTCAATTTCATGGTTTTATCAGGAGAAAAGATTACAAAAAACGATTCGATCAAAGAGAGCTCCTCAAAGTTATCCaaagaaacttcaaaaaatatatgagcttGAGAAATTGGGGATGGTTCATCATCATTCAAAAGACTCGTCCTCTTATTGGTCAATTAAATATGGAAGAAGAACTAAAGAAATTGGAGGAACAGGCGAATGAGGCATATGGAGCTTACACTGAGGCTTTGAGTGTGACAAAGGAGCTTGAAGAGTCCAATTCCACTATCAAGGCTGATATTAATGGTTTGTCTAAACAGCTTGAGTCAGAGCAGGGTAATTTGAGTCAATACCAAGATCGTCAAATCAAGGCCAATACTCTTAAAGCAGAGATTGAGACtgaattagttaaaaaacaagACCTCCTCGCCCAAGAAGAAGTTGCCCGCCAAGAAATGGAAGTTAATAGGAAGAAAATGATGGGAGATGCTCAAGTTTTGAAAAAGGATATTGAAGACATTGAGATCGTGATTCAAAAAGTGGAGCAAGAAAAAAGTAACAGGGATCACACCATACGAAGTTTGAATGAAGAGGTAGCTGAGAGTGATGAGCTTATCAATAAAATCAACAAGGAAAAAAAGCACATTGGTGATAATCAATCTAAGGCTGTTGAAGATTTGCAAGGGACAGAAGATAAGGTCAACCATTTGACATCAATCAAGTCTAAATTAGAGACAACCCTTGATGAACTAGAAGATTCGGTTGAGAGAGAAAAACGCCAAAAGTGTGAGGTCgaaaaaattaagagaaaattaGAGAGTGAACTACGTATGACTCAGGAATCTGTGAATGATTTGGATCAACAAAAGAAGGAACTTGAGGGTACCATCTTAAGAAAAGAAAGTGAAGCTTCAAAACTGGCTTCTAAGTTGGAAGATGAACAGAGTCTTGTTTCCAAAACTCAAAAGCAAATAAAGGAATTGCAAGGTAGAGTGGAAGAATATGAGGAGGAGCTTGAAGCTGAAAGACAGGCTCGTGCTAAAGCCGAGAGACAGAGATCCGATCTTGCTCGTGAGATTGATGAATTGGGAGAGCGTTATGACGAAGCGGGAAGTGCAACCCATGCTCAAACAGAATTAAACAAGAAGAGAGAAAGTGAAATCCACAAATTAAGACGTGACGTTGAAGAAGCAAATATTCAACAAGAGTCCCTCCTCTCaaacttgaagaaaaaacatcaaGATGCCATTCAAGAAATGATGGAACAGATTGAACAactatcaaaaatgaaatcgaAAATCGAGAAAGATAAGGTTAAGATCCAGCATGAAATTGCTGACGCCCGAGCTGCAACAGATGAAATTATTCGTGCAAGGTCATCTTCagaaaagtcaaataaaaacttaacaGGTCAATTGAATGAATTGAACAAAAAGCTGGAGGAAGCCAATTTGACTCTTGGAGATTTCGAATCAGCCAAGAGGAAACTTGCAGCTGAGAACTCTGATCTTTTGAGAGTGGTTGGGGATATTGGAAACAATGTCAACATGCTCCAAAAGATGAAAGCATCATTGCAATCCAACCTCGAAGAAGCCAAGCATATAGCTGATCACGAATCTCATGAAAGATTTATTCTTGTtggtaaattcaaaaatcttgaaCATGAACTTGATGGAATGAGAGAACAATTAGAGGAGGAAGTTTGTGCAAGAAACGATCTAACCAGACAGATTAGCAAATGTGAAGGAGAGGTCAATCTCTGGAGAAGCAAATATGAAACTGAAGCCGTTGCAAAATCTCAAGAGTTGGAGATGTCAAAGATGAAATTAACTTCCCGCCTTACAGAAGCAGAGAGCACCATTGAGAACTTGAATAGTAAGCTTCAACAAATAGATAAGTCTAGACAAAAGTTACAAGAAGAATATGATGAAATGTCTTACAATTTTGAGCAAGCTCAAATTCTTCACAATCAAATGGAGAAAAAAGCGCGACAATTTGATAAGATTGTTAATGAATGGAAACTTAAGGTTGATGGTCTCTCGATGGACTTGGATGTGAGCCAAAAGGATTGTAGAAATACATCATCTGAGCTATTCAGAATCAAGTCGGCATATGATGAATATATTCAACAGCTTGATGAAGTTCGCAGAGAGAATAAGCACTTGAGTAACGAAATCAAGGATATTATGGACCAAATCAGTGAGGGTGGAAGATCTATCCatgaaattgacaaaattagaaaaagactTGAAGCCGAAAAATTGGAACTGCAAGCAGCCCTTGAAGAAGCTGAGGGTGCCTTGGAACAAGAAGAGAACAAAGTTCTTCGTTCTCAACTAGAACTTACTCAAGTTCGTCAAGAAATAGAAAGAAGGATTCAAGAAAAGGATGAAGAATTTGAAGGAATTAAAAAGAACCAAGGCAAAGCTGTTGAAGGAATGCAAATGGCTCTTGAAAATGAGAGTAAAGGAAAAGCTGAAGCCTtgagaatgaagaaaaaattagaatccgATGTTACAGAGTTGGAGATGTCTTTAGAACATGCCAACGCAAATAACATTGAAACACAAAAATCTATCAAGAAATACCAACAGCAAATCCGTGAATCCCAAGCAAAGTTGGAAGAGGAGCAACGTGCAAAGGACATGGCTAGAGATGAGCAAGTTATATCTGAAAGGCGAAGTCATACCCTTCAAAACAGCTTGGAAGAAGCTCGTACTCTATTAGAACAAGCTGACAGAAATAGACGAACCTTGGAACAAGAATTATCTGATTCTAACGAAGTATTGAGCGAGTACACTGTTCAAAATCAAGCTATCGTTGCAGCAAAAAGGAAGCTTGAAAATGAACTGCAGAATCTccag gCGGATCTCGATGAAATGAATGCTGAGGCTCATCTTTCCGATGAAAAGGCTTCAAAGGCAATGATTGATGCCGCTCGTCTTGCTGATGAACTCCGAAATGAACAAGAACACGCCTCAAAATTGGAAAGAGACAGAAAATTGATAGAAAGTCAGAGTAAGGATATCCATATGAAACTTGATGAAGCAGAAAACGCTTCTCTAAAGAATGGTAAGAAGGCTATGAACAAAATGGAGACAAGAATTAGGGAACTTGAATCTGAGCTTGATGCTGAATCCCGTAGAATGGCTGATGCTCAAAAGAACTTGCGTAAATCTGAGAGAAGAATTAAGGAGCTTACCTTTGCATCTGATGAAGACCGTAAGAATCATGAGCGAATGCAGAGCCTTGTTGACCAATTGCAATCAAGAATCAAATCCTACAAGAAACAAATAGAAGAAGCTGAAGAAATTGCTGCTTTGAACTTGGCCAAGTTCAGACAAACACAATCACTATTGAGTTCAGCTGAAGGAAGGGCAGATCTGAGTGAGCAAGCTCTCGCTAAGACCAGAGCTAGAGCACGTAGTGCCTCTATTGGacctaattattaa